The Xanthomonas rydalmerensis genomic interval ACTACTACGACCGCGAGGACTACCAGGACGACCAGTTCGCCAAGGGCAAGCAGATGCATGCGCCGCTGATGGCCGCGCTGTCCGAATTCCACGAGGCCAGCGAGGCCTTCAGCCACGAACTGGAGGCGCAGAACGACGCCGCCCAGCGCGAGCAGTTGAAGGCGATGGAAAAGGCCGAGGGCCGCACCCGCGACTTCTATCGGCTGTCGATGATGCTCGAGGCCAAGGACATCGTCGGCCTGATGCAGGACGACGATTTCGACACCGCCAAGGCCACGGCGTTGGTGGCGGGCTTCAACAGCCTGTCCGACGAGGCGCATGCCAAGGTCGCCAACCAGGAGCCGGGCAAGTCCGACTGGAGCGGTTTCGAGACCGCCGCGGAGAACTTCCGCAAGGAATCCAAGGCGCGCATCAAGCGGGTGGCGGAAAAGATCCCGTACAGCGCATTCGAGCAGCGCTCGCTGGACAACCCGATCGTCGCGCCGGAAGGCTCGCCGGCACGCTTGATGAAGAGCTACAACGACCTGGTGTTCCAGAGCAACCGCCAGCGCTGAGCGCGCGGGCCGGCGGCGCAAGGCCGCCGGTCCCGCCGGTGCCGTCGCCAGGGCG includes:
- a CDS encoding YiiG family protein, which encodes MKSSLRLAALAAAVSVFLTACGGKPSATPTASDAGAGADASHASSDAAASDADQALTSKLNAYIECFNKVDGRIHEGAQQYIRWMADPKAGPTGKETSVYGPAPIDEYAMKLCDAPMTQAIAAKPALPALDAAAKRYLAALKTLQPLANQARDYYDREDYQDDQFAKGKQMHAPLMAALSEFHEASEAFSHELEAQNDAAQREQLKAMEKAEGRTRDFYRLSMMLEAKDIVGLMQDDDFDTAKATALVAGFNSLSDEAHAKVANQEPGKSDWSGFETAAENFRKESKARIKRVAEKIPYSAFEQRSLDNPIVAPEGSPARLMKSYNDLVFQSNRQR